CGATCAGCTTTGATTTAAATTATCTCGTTTGTAGCCTACCTATGAGGAATTGAACCTCGGTTAGATCAATCTCAAACTGTTCCCAAAATAATTGCTTGTAGCCTACCTATGAGGAATTGAAGCCATCTCTCTTATCTATTTCACATCTCTGAAAATCATTAACAACTTCATAGAGAAATAGTCCCGCTTCGTACACAAATTAGAGCATTCTAACTGATCTAAGCGAAGGATCTCGTCTTTTACCTCTCACTTATTGCTCATTTTCTTACCTTATTTAAAAGAAGAGATCCTTAGGACTAAAGTCCTCAGCATGACTCACGGAAAGGTAAACTTACCAGAATTTTGGAACACCCTTGCTGTGTATCTACTTTTTTCTATCGTTCTAAAACTGAAGACTGAAAATCTCACTATTTTTATTTATTTGAAAGCGGGAGCTTCTTTGCAGGTTGTAGGTAACGGATGTTTATTTTCGAAACAGTCCAAGAATTCTATTGACTTCTTACCCCGACGTACAAGTTAAAATGTTAAATTTATATCTTGAATTTAACATATAATTATATTAAAATTCTAAAACTTATATTAATCATAAACAGGAGGAAGACATGAAAAAGCTTGCATCAATGGTCTTATTATCTACTTCTGTGATGTTAAGTTATTCACATGCAGTAGAGGGCATTAGAATTGAAAAAGTAACAGTTGAAGAGAAAAAAGCTAAGGAAGAAGTAAGCACAAAAAAAGAACTTACACAAGAAGAGGCTAAAGTTACAAGACAGATTGACCTTGGAGAGATTTTATCAGAGTTTTATCCGGAAGTTTGGTACATGAGAAAGGCAGGGACTGCAAACGATTTATACATTAGAGGATTTGCAAAAGATAACATTAATGTATTGATCGATGGTTCTAAAATCTATGGTGCATGTCCAAACAGAATGGACCCGCCTTCTTTTCACGTTTCATCACCTCAGATTGAGAGTATAACCATAAAAGAAGGTCCGTTTGATGTTGAAAATGCTGGTTCTCTTGCTGCGGTTGTAAACGTAAAAACAAAAGACCCTAAGGAAGGAATCGGGGGAGAGGTAGGAGGAACCTATGGAAGCTGGGGCTACAGAACTGGCTACGTATGGGGGAATGTTGGAAATAAGTTTATAAAGGTTTTAGTTGGTGCATCAAATCAATATTCTAAGCCTTATGAAAGCGGAGATGGTAAAAAAGTTACAGAGTACGTGCCTTCAACAAATGCATACAAATCTCAATACATTAACGACAAAGCATTTAACATAGACAGAGTATGGACAAAGTTATTGATTACTCCAAACGATAATGCGGAAATTAAACTTTCTTATGCTTTTGAAAATGCAAGAAATGTATTATATCCGGCTTTAAAAATGGATGCTTTGTATGACAGAACAAACAGGTTTAATACAGATTTTAAACTTAAAGATATTGGTCTTAATTTTAGCATCTACTACAATGAAGTAAAACACGATATGAGAGATTCTTTTAGAACTACATCAGGAAATTATCCATATTCTATGAAAACTTATGCTGAGTCAAAAATGTTTGGAACAAAGCTTTCAAAAGATTTAAATCTCTTTGGACTTAACATGACAGTTGGGATTGATACATATTTAAGAAATTGGAAAGCGGATAATGTTCAAAATGCATACAGACAGGATAATACTAAACCTGTCAATTACAACGATGGTATGATACCGGATGTTGATATTAAAGATATTGGATTGTTTGTAAAGAGCAGTAAAGATATAGAAAACTGGACTATCTCCGGTGGCTTAAGATATGATTATACATATTCAAAAGCAGACCCGAATTCTATGACAGCTAATACTAACAAAAATTTGTTCATTTCAAAAAATGGCTACAAATTCTCTAACACAGATAACTATGTATCAGGTTATGCTATTACAAAATACAACATCAATAAAAAAGATAATGTATATGTAGGATTTGGTAGCACTGTAAGAGTTCCAGACCCAGAGGAGAGATTTATATCTTTAAGTGGCGGGTCCCCATGGTATGGTAATCCGGATTTAAAGCCGACAAGAAATAATGAAATAGATGCAGGGTTTGAAGCATTTCCAATGAATAATGTTGGAATCAAAGGTAATATCTTCTATAGCATGCTACAGGATTATATTTATTTATATAAAAACGGCAATGATACAACCTACAAAAACATAAACGCTGCAATTTATGGTGGAGATGTTAACGGATTTGTTGATATCAACGACAAAATCTCAACAGAGCTTGGGCTTGCTTATCAAATTGGTAAAAAAACAGACAAAAAAGGATTATACACAGACAGCGATTTAGCAGAAATTCCACCATTAAAAGCAAGATTGGCTGTTAAATACGACGATAGAACTTTCTACGGACTAATAGAAGGTATATACTCTGCAAAACAATCAAAGGTTGACTCAGATTTAAAAGAGCAAGAAACCGGCAGCTGGTTTATAGTAAACGTTAAAGCAGGATATACATATGCAAATAGACTATTTGTTGGTGTTGGTGTTGATAACGTATTTGATAAATTCTACTATAACTATCTATCTTATGTAAGAGACCCATTTAGAGGAATTTCAGCATCAGGAAATCCTGTCAAAATCCCGGAACCCGGAAGATTTATTTACGCAAATGTTTCTTACAGATTCTAATTTCCTGCTGCTGCTTGAATAACCTCTTTACTTTCAAGGGAGCTTAAAGCTCCCTTATTTTTATACAATCTTCATAACTACGACCGTTTGAACCTTATCACCAATTCTTTTTACTTGAGAGTAAGCATAGATCTCAACATCTTCTTGCGTGGATATTCTTTTTCCTCTAATATTACTCATTTTCTTATCTCTTAAAGCAACATAGTTGTCCGTTGGGAGATAATCATTCTTTTTCATCTCTTCAATAAACTTATCGCTTGCAATTTTTTCCTGCGATGGGTCTGATACATCTACACCATCAAGTATGACTGTAAGTTGTTTTATATCCTGTTGCATTCTTGCAATCCTTGTTTTATTTTTAATATTTAAAATTACTACACAAAAATAAAATTTTAAATGATGTTTTTCGCAAATAAACTGCTTTACCAAGAGTATTCTAAAATTTCTGTAAGTTTACTTTTATTATCTCTCAAGAGTTCAAACCAGAAAGATTTCCTATTTAGAAGGCAATTAAGCAGATAGAGATAATTTATGAATTGCCCGTACACAAAGTAAGTCAGAGTTAAAAAAACAGAGATCTTTTATGAGACTGTCTCAAAAATCCTTACTGTCATTCTGTAGCCGACGAAAAATCTCATATTTTTCTTTTCAAGTCAAAAAATCAAAAAAGAGATCCTTCAGCCTTAGGATGACAAGGAAAGGTAAGTTTACGAAAATTTTGGAATATCCTAGATCTTTTATTGACCGTAGAATTATAATAAAAAAGCTAATTAATTCTTAGAGCGTATAATTCAAAATAGCCTTTTCCCTAGCACTATCACAAAAAATACGATAGAATAAAGAATAACTATCGTTGAGCCGGATGGAAGGTTAAAATAAAAAGACAGAATTATTCCAGTACTTACAATTATTAGACTAAATATAATAGAAAGAGTGATAATCTTTTTATAATGCCATGCAAGTTGAGAAGAGACAGCAGCTGGCAAGATTATCATCGCAGCTGATAAAATAGACCCTACAAGCTTTATAGATAAAACAGTTGCTATTGCTATCAATGTTATCACACTGTAGTATAAAAAGTTTGTATTGACTGCGCCAATATAAGCAAGGTCTTCATCAAAACAGCAGTAAAGAATTTTGTCAAAGTATTTAAGTAAAAATCCAATTGTAAAAACTGTAAAGATAGAAATGTAAATTAAATCTTCTTTTGTGATTGTTAAGATATTCCCAAACAAAAATGCAAATAAATCAGAATTATAATTATTAGAAAAGGAAATTAAAACTACACCAAAAGCCATTGAAAAAGAAAGTAAAATTCCTATTGTCAAATCTTCATGAATTTTTCCTTTTTTGCTAATGTATCCTATTAGCATACCCACCAAAACAGCAAAAATGCTACCTGTTAATGTTGGATTGGTTCCGGCAAAAAAGCCAATTGCAAGCCCACCAAATGCAGCATGAGAAATCCCCACATTTATAAAAGACCATTTTTTAACATAGATAAAAAATGACAAAACAGAAAGTAAAACACTTACCAGTAGACCACCAATAAACGCATTAAGCATAAATGGAACTGTGAAAATGTCTAAAAAACTCAATGTCGTATCTCCAACATCATAGGATTAAAATGCTGACAGGTCAAACACTCATCAGAATGAATTAGCAGGCTAACATCTGCTGAATATAGTTTTTGCAGATTTTCTTTTGTTAAAAAGTCTTTAGCGGGACCAAAGTAGTGAAGCCTCTTATTTAAGCCGGCTATTTTATGAGAAAAGCTTACAACCGCACCTATATCATGACTTACCATTATGATGGTCATCTTTTTTTCTTGATTTAAACGTTTTATAAATTCATAAAAACTTTCTTGAGCTACCACATCAACCCCTGTGGACGGTTCATCAAGTATCAAAATTTTTGGGTCTGATACTAACGCCCGAGCTATCATGATTCTCTGCTGTTGACCACCGGACAACCGTCCAAAAATTTTATTTTCGAACCCTTTCATACCAACGTATTTAATGTATCTTAAAGCTAAATCTAATTTCTCCTTTTTTGATAGATTCTTACCAATTAAACCAAACAAAACAACATCCAAAGCACTAACCGGAAAATCTAATTCTTGTTTACTTTTTTGTGGTACATATCCAATCATATGATTTTTTATTGCATAGTATGGGTCTTTACCATCTATTAAAACTGTTCCAGAAGTTGGTTTTAATAATCCAAGCAAGACTTTGATTAATGTAGTTTTTCCACCACCGTTTGGTCCA
This genomic stretch from Sulfurihydrogenibium sp. harbors:
- a CDS encoding metal ABC transporter ATP-binding protein; the encoded protein is MSFIEIKNLTVNIEDSVILEDIDIEVNQGEIVSIVGPNGGGKTTLIKVLLGLLKPTSGTVLIDGKDPYYAIKNHMIGYVPQKSKQELDFPVSALDVVLFGLIGKNLSKKEKLDLALRYIKYVGMKGFENKIFGRLSGGQQQRIMIARALVSDPKILILDEPSTGVDVVAQESFYEFIKRLNQEKKMTIIMVSHDIGAVVSFSHKIAGLNKRLHYFGPAKDFLTKENLQKLYSADVSLLIHSDECLTCQHFNPMMLEIRH
- a CDS encoding TonB-dependent receptor, with amino-acid sequence MKKLASMVLLSTSVMLSYSHAVEGIRIEKVTVEEKKAKEEVSTKKELTQEEAKVTRQIDLGEILSEFYPEVWYMRKAGTANDLYIRGFAKDNINVLIDGSKIYGACPNRMDPPSFHVSSPQIESITIKEGPFDVENAGSLAAVVNVKTKDPKEGIGGEVGGTYGSWGYRTGYVWGNVGNKFIKVLVGASNQYSKPYESGDGKKVTEYVPSTNAYKSQYINDKAFNIDRVWTKLLITPNDNAEIKLSYAFENARNVLYPALKMDALYDRTNRFNTDFKLKDIGLNFSIYYNEVKHDMRDSFRTTSGNYPYSMKTYAESKMFGTKLSKDLNLFGLNMTVGIDTYLRNWKADNVQNAYRQDNTKPVNYNDGMIPDVDIKDIGLFVKSSKDIENWTISGGLRYDYTYSKADPNSMTANTNKNLFISKNGYKFSNTDNYVSGYAITKYNINKKDNVYVGFGSTVRVPDPEERFISLSGGSPWYGNPDLKPTRNNEIDAGFEAFPMNNVGIKGNIFYSMLQDYIYLYKNGNDTTYKNINAAIYGGDVNGFVDINDKISTELGLAYQIGKKTDKKGLYTDSDLAEIPPLKARLAVKYDDRTFYGLIEGIYSAKQSKVDSDLKEQETGSWFIVNVKAGYTYANRLFVGVGVDNVFDKFYYNYLSYVRDPFRGISASGNPVKIPEPGRFIYANVSYRF
- a CDS encoding metal ABC transporter permease translates to MSFLDIFTVPFMLNAFIGGLLVSVLLSVLSFFIYVKKWSFINVGISHAAFGGLAIGFFAGTNPTLTGSIFAVLVGMLIGYISKKGKIHEDLTIGILLSFSMAFGVVLISFSNNYNSDLFAFLFGNILTITKEDLIYISIFTVFTIGFLLKYFDKILYCCFDEDLAYIGAVNTNFLYYSVITLIAIATVLSIKLVGSILSAAMIILPAAVSSQLAWHYKKIITLSIIFSLIIVSTGIILSFYFNLPSGSTIVILYSIVFFVIVLGKRLF